TATTCTCTCAGCAGCAACCACTCAAAAAGTGCATAAGTTTGTAGGCATTCATCAGTTAAGCGATTACATCCAGCTGCAAATGGGAGTTGATGAAGGTCTGAGTAAACCTGATCCTATACTATTTTTGCAAGCTTGTCAAGCCTTGGGAGTAGAACCAGGCGCTACACTGATGGTAGGTGATTCTGTCGGTGATATGCAAATGGCGCGTAATGCTAAAGCCGCAGGTTGCATTGGGATTACTTGGGTGGATAAACCTGATCATGTCCGAGGTGCGGATGTGGTAATTAATCAGCTTGATGAAATTCAAATTGTCGAAGTTTAATTTGTTCAAGGTTTATCAAGTCAAGCAGGTTTTGGAGGCTATCGATAAAATTGAGGGCATAGAAGAGGACATAAAAAATGAATAACTATGACCACTACACATATAAAATAACTTGGTCTAGCGTTGACCAAGAATATGTAGGATTATGTGCTGAGTTCCCTAGTTTATCCTATCTCCATGAGAGCCGTGCAGCCGCGCTAGAGGGTATTGAAACCTTGGTAAAAGATGTAGTAGCAGACATGGAAGCGAATGGCGAAAAGATTCCAGAACCTATTGCAGAAAAAAATTACAGTGGTAAATTTTAAGTTCGCATTCCTCCAGAGCTTCACCGTAGGCTTGCTATACAGGCGGTAGAGGAAAATGTTAGCTTAAATCGCTACGTTAGTCTAAAACTTTCTTCTTAATTTTTTTTGTCATAAAACACCTCAATCCTTTGGAGGATGCCAACCTGCAAGTACCCAATAACTGCGAACTTCCAACGCATCCGCATCATCACTTAAACGTAGAGCTCCCTCTCGGTGACGCGCTAACAATTCACTAAAAACTTCTTGCTGTTCAGCTTCCATCTGCAGATCGCACATAACCAAAACCTGGTCATCGGGTAATGACTCTACAGGTAATTCAGTAATAGCGCGGTCAATCCATTCTAGTAATACATCTTCAAGTCGCCGATGTGTGAAAGCAGCAATTTGCTTTGCTTTTTGTGCCAGTGTTTCTGGGAGTTGAAGGGTGACAATTTCAGCCATTTGCTACCAGATGAGGGTTTCACTTCTAATTGTATCGATATCTGGATGCAGATTGATAAGGTCTGGGAAAATTGCGAATCAGTCAGCCTGGAAGGTAGTAATATAGCGTTTCTCGCCCTAGTTAGGTACACTCGTAGGGGCACGGCAATGCCGTGCCCCTACACATCGCGATATGATATTGTACTGAATATAAATGTGTTGCACTATACTCAATTAAGATTACTACTTGCTTTCTAATTTAAGCACATCTAAAACATGATTTTGAAATTCTACTAATCCACCTCGGCTACCCCAATATTTATTGAATGTAGGCGTTTCCAAGCTCATCACTTTACCCCCATGAAGATGGA
The Gloeotrichia echinulata CP02 DNA segment above includes these coding regions:
- a CDS encoding toxin-antitoxin system HicB family antitoxin — encoded protein: MPPELHRRLAIQAVEENVSLNRYVSLKLSS